From a region of the Haematobia irritans isolate KBUSLIRL chromosome 4, ASM5000362v1, whole genome shotgun sequence genome:
- the LOC142235417 gene encoding uncharacterized protein LOC142235417 — translation MKSTVASLSVLPRIIAIQETWFQKDITQIYNIPGYNAIHCCRHDGYGGTSLYVRDNLTYTVELCESGNFIEAIRISVDGILVKGIPLKFTSFYRSPKCNLDVFLWYLENKLCVPCRTASIVVGDSNIDQLDPSSSSDMFTVLSSVAYESCHALVSRPRSRKSLDHLYSNIANRICVHSIECAITDHNIIWCRMEAVVQNNNKKQVPMRHYNYRNITENIRNNIANYNLTGDPSLDMENITFTISDIISENTTFEQVQGFSKSMITPWENNQLLLLRKYKEKLLKRRRKRGKDRNTEFVLKRISRIIKIASKESINSYVSWNLEKLSQNPRESWNFLNKCLGRKKEQAIKLKTDSNGLIVDDKLKCNIFNEYFLNIPNILKQNIVYDDDDNFNKFGTLKQCLSRFSFNDISSNDIMDLIRNMNCAKSPGHDGISGKALNVSRSFICEHLAYIFNRMINKSTYPEVLKLAKIVPIPKSANAEKASDFRPIALLPLFDKIYEKLLHKQLSTYFELTGQLYPKQFGFKKGSGTQEAVVNIVNTICDGFDVSFGGVGAVFYDLSKAFDLVDHNILLSKLPYYGICGRELKLLESYIVKRKKYVEINGTRGDTGTVEHGVPQGSVLGPLLFTVYLNDISNLNLNGQLIMYADDIALLYPYNHEAILKGQMEHDANIISEFCRINKLIINPNKTKLMRFRPRCPPVEETFNITIGGVRISECQSMKYLGIHLQNNLAWNMHMEELKKKVSPAIGMLHKFRNVFNVETKLLLYNSLIQSHLNYLAIIYAHKNNFHLRALQRTQNKALKIVFNLPILYPTSELYSNIAKTILPVYGIYKFQLLTYMFKATNNIGLGSIQFLINQTAFNTRNNTNLKVKRCRLEVAKQGIEHSGCVAFNRIPDNLKNISRISTFKREIKSFLLRDMEMLLM, via the exons ATGAAG TCAACAGTGGCAAGTCTTTCCGTTTTACCAAGAATAATAGCTATTCAAGAAACATGGTTCCAAAAAGATATAACTCAGATATACAACATTCCTGGATACAATGCTATACACTGCTGTCGCCATGATGGGTATGGGGGCACATCTTTGTATGTACGGGACAACCTAACGTACACAGTTGAACTTTGTGAGAGTGGAAATTTCATTGAAGCTATAAGAATTTCGGTAGATGGAATTTTAGTAAAAGGAATACCGCTGAAATTTACTTCGTTTTACCGTTCCCCTAAATGTAATTTGGATGTATTTCTTTGGTATCTGGAAAACAAGTTGTGTGTTCCATGTCGTACTGCCTCTATTGTTGTTGGAGACTCTAACATCGATCAACTGGATCCTAGTAGCTCGTCTGATATGTTCACTGTTCTTTCAAGTGTGGCCTACGAATCGTGTCATGCATTAGTTTCTCGTCCACGTAGCAGGAAATCACTTGATCATTTATATAGCAATATTGCAAACAGAATATGTGTTCATTCAATTGAATGCGCCATAACAGATCACAACATCATATGGTGCAGAATGGAAGCTGTggttcaaaataataataaaaaacaagtaccaATGAGACACTATAATTATCGTAATATAACTGAAAATATTCGGAATAATATAGCCAATTATAATCTTACTGGAGATCCATCTCTTGATATGGAAAACATTACTTTTACTATTTCTGATATAATTTCAGAAAACACAACCTTTGAACAAGTTCAAGGATTTTCGAAATCGATGATAACTCCATGGGAAAATAATCAGCTGCTTTTACttagaaaatataaagaaaaattattgaagagaAGAAGAAAACGTGGAAAGGATAGAAATACCGAGTTTGTTTTGAAACGTATTAGTCGAATCATAAAAATTGCCAGTAAAGAAAGTATCAACTCTTACGTAAGCTGGAATCTTGAGAAGCTAAGCCAAAACCCTAGGGAATCTTggaattttttgaataaatgttTGGGAAGGAAAAAGGAGCAagccattaaattaaaaactgatTCAAATGGATTAATAGTGGATGATAAGCTGAAATGCAATATTTTTAACGAATATTTCCTAAATATTCcaaacattttaaaacaaaatatagtttatgatgatgatgacaactTCAACAAATTCGGAACGCTCAAACAatgtttgtcaagattttcttttaATGATATAAGCAGCAATGATATAATggatttaattagaaatatgaaCTGCGCTAAAAGTCCAGGTCATGATGGAATATCGGGAAAGGCATTGAATGTGTCAAGGAGTTTTATTTGTGAGCATCTGGCATATATATTCAATAGAATGATAAATAAATCTACATATCCTGAAGTACTAAAGCTGGCTAAAATAgtaccaataccaaaatctgcCAATGCCGAAAAAGCTTCTGATTTCAGGCCAATAGCATTATTAccattatttgataaaatatatgaaaagttATTACATAAACAACTGTCAACTTATTTCGAACTGACTGGACAATTATATCCTAAACAATTTGGATTTAAGAAGGGCAGTGGTACACAAGAAGCTGTAGTTAATATTGTAAATACTATTTGTGATGGTTTCGATGTAAGCTTTGGTGGAGTTGGTGCAGTTTTTTATGACTTGTCAAAAGCATTTGACCTAGTTGATCATAATATACTGTTGTCGAAATTGCCATATTATGGAATTTGTGGAAGGGAACTGAAACTTTTAGAGAGTTATAttgtgaaaagaaaaaaatatgtcgAAATTAATGGAACAAGAGGAGACACAGGAACTGTTGAACACGGGGTACCACAGGGAAGTGTTTTGGGACCGCTGTTGTTTACAGTATACCTTAACGATATTTCTAATTTAAATCTCAATGGCCAATTAATTATGTATGCTGATGATATTGCTCTATTATACCCGTATAACCATGAGGCTATATTGAAAGGACAAATGGAACATGATGCCAATATTATTTCGGAATTTTGCAGAATTAATAAACTTATAATTAACCCGAACAAGACAAAATTAATGCGTTTTCGACCTCGATGTCCGCCAGTTGAGGAAACATTTAATATAACGATTGGAGGTGTACGGATCTCTGAGTGTCAATCAATGAAATATCTTGGTATTCATTTACAAAACAACTTAGCGTGGAATATGCATATGGAAGAGttgaagaaaaaagtgtcaCCTGCTATTGGCATGCTGCATAAATTTCGTAATGTTTTTAATGTAGAGACAAAACTTTTACTATATAATTCTTTGATTCAAAGCCATTTAAATTACTTGGCAATAATATATGCTCACAAAAATAACTTTCATTTGAGAGCATTGCAAAGAACACAGAATAAGGcactcaaaattgttttcaatttacCGATATTATACCCTACTTCGGAGTTATACAGCAATATTGCTAAAACAATTTTACCAGTGTAtggcatatacaaatttcaattattgacATATATGTTCAAGGCTACTAATAATATCGGACTGGGATCAATACAATTTCTCATAAATCAAACTGCATTCAATACAAgaaataatacaaatttaaaagTAAAACGATGTCGTCTAGAAGTGGCTAAACAGGGAATCGAGCATAGTGGATGTGTAGCATTTAACCGAATTCCCGATAATTTGAAGAATATATCAAGAATTtctacatttaaaagagaaataaaatcatttttattaCGTGATATGGAAATGCTTCTGATGTAA